One Mycobacterium marseillense DNA window includes the following coding sequences:
- a CDS encoding dihydrodipicolinate synthase — protein MQWATGAVGRAALRELIENPHYQLVGVLVYDPGKAGLDAGALCGLPPTTGVIATADKDEIIALGADVVVHAASKAHAIETNAEDICRVLAAGSTVITTTSYNHLPTYGVQTASAFASACHQGGSRFHAAGENPGFMFERLVATVTGLSKTIDRIDLYEATDVSAVDSRPMLVDLMGMGRPPEDVSIDSPIIKKLDMAYRQALNATADVLGITLSHIDVEVDATTLPHDIEVLAGTIEAGTVVGQRFSWVGHWSGRPLLAIHEEWVLTRDLPQWGMAPLAPGEKAPLIRAVIKGEPSFELQLDVGFDGVAPSGQHAMPGHLMIAMGAVRAIPYVLAQPPGIVTAPVFGAIQLGLPNVGAMHQKWS, from the coding sequence GTGCAATGGGCGACCGGCGCCGTCGGGCGGGCCGCGCTGCGGGAGCTTATTGAGAATCCGCATTATCAGCTGGTGGGTGTGCTGGTGTACGACCCGGGAAAGGCCGGCCTCGACGCCGGCGCGCTCTGCGGGCTGCCACCGACGACGGGCGTGATCGCCACGGCGGACAAGGACGAGATCATCGCCCTGGGTGCCGATGTCGTCGTGCACGCGGCCAGCAAGGCCCACGCCATCGAGACGAACGCGGAGGACATCTGCCGCGTTCTGGCGGCGGGCAGCACCGTCATCACCACGACGTCGTACAACCACCTACCCACCTACGGCGTGCAGACCGCATCGGCCTTTGCGAGCGCGTGCCATCAGGGCGGGTCACGCTTTCACGCGGCGGGCGAGAACCCGGGCTTCATGTTCGAACGACTCGTCGCGACGGTGACAGGGCTGAGCAAGACCATCGACCGCATCGATCTCTACGAGGCCACCGACGTTTCGGCCGTGGATAGTCGGCCGATGCTGGTGGACCTCATGGGCATGGGCAGACCGCCGGAAGATGTCAGCATTGACTCCCCGATCATCAAGAAGCTCGACATGGCCTACCGCCAGGCCCTCAACGCCACGGCCGACGTACTGGGAATCACACTCTCGCACATCGATGTGGAGGTCGACGCCACCACGCTGCCGCACGACATCGAGGTCCTGGCGGGCACGATCGAGGCGGGAACGGTTGTCGGGCAGCGGTTCTCGTGGGTCGGCCACTGGTCGGGGCGCCCGTTGCTGGCCATTCACGAGGAATGGGTGCTCACCCGCGACCTTCCCCAGTGGGGCATGGCACCGCTGGCGCCCGGCGAGAAGGCGCCGCTGATCCGCGCGGTCATCAAAGGTGAGCCGAGCTTTGAACTCCAGCTCGACGTGGGGTTCGATGGCGTGGCGCCTTCGGGCCAGCACGCCATGCCTGGTCACCTGATGATCGCGATGGGCGCGGTTCGCGCCATTCCCTACGTGCTTGCCCAACCACCAGGCATCGTGACCGCCCCGGTGTTCGGCGCGATCCAACTCGGCTTGCCGAACGTGGGTGCTATGCACCAAAAATGGTCATAA
- a CDS encoding spirocyclase AveC family protein: MTNTVDAASESGAVRPADTGISGLSWPSRAGWGLFVIAYLAFAVVTVATVQSGTHGDARTANPTPGPAPYPPFLGFDNWPLVVALSSIPLATGLIATLVWLSVRQRKVHWAVVIAFAGLITGALDPLANWATFAIFDPRMLHFPSSWPYMNIAPNLEPALSFLGGYAAYYLLSGLGILQLHDSFLDPIVRRTSWLARHRLAAVFPGAFLIAMPLNTLVQLTWLRFGIFYYSEAVGPVLRIHHVHFPLIMAVYDSFIFAMVAVMCVRDDGGELVLITRIARRIPARPGRNKVTLTRQLLVSAAVGLVSFGIPLAVLAGLRAAGLSEPAYEQNPYPNLKVYDPYGHLEESGKPGPFYK, encoded by the coding sequence ATGACGAACACCGTGGACGCGGCAAGTGAATCAGGCGCCGTCAGGCCTGCGGACACGGGTATCAGTGGTTTGTCATGGCCGTCTAGGGCCGGGTGGGGCTTGTTCGTTATCGCTTACCTGGCCTTTGCGGTCGTAACCGTCGCGACTGTCCAGTCGGGCACTCACGGGGATGCGCGCACAGCTAACCCCACTCCGGGCCCGGCGCCCTATCCGCCGTTCCTCGGCTTCGATAATTGGCCGCTGGTCGTCGCGCTGAGTTCCATCCCGCTGGCGACCGGTCTGATCGCAACGCTGGTGTGGCTCTCGGTACGACAGCGCAAGGTGCATTGGGCAGTGGTGATCGCGTTCGCCGGCCTGATCACCGGCGCGCTGGATCCGTTGGCCAACTGGGCGACGTTCGCCATCTTCGACCCGCGCATGCTGCACTTCCCGTCGTCATGGCCGTATATGAATATTGCTCCGAACCTCGAGCCGGCGCTGTCGTTCCTCGGGGGTTATGCGGCCTATTACCTCCTCAGTGGGCTGGGAATCCTCCAACTGCACGACAGCTTTTTGGATCCGATAGTCCGGCGCACCAGTTGGCTTGCGCGCCACCGCCTTGCCGCGGTCTTCCCGGGCGCGTTCCTCATCGCGATGCCGCTCAACACGCTCGTCCAGCTCACCTGGTTAAGGTTCGGCATCTTTTACTACTCCGAGGCGGTCGGACCCGTCCTGCGGATCCACCACGTGCATTTCCCACTCATCATGGCGGTGTACGACTCGTTCATCTTTGCGATGGTCGCGGTCATGTGCGTCCGCGACGATGGCGGCGAACTCGTGCTGATCACCCGGATCGCGCGCCGGATTCCTGCGCGACCGGGCCGCAACAAGGTCACACTGACGCGCCAGCTCCTCGTTTCGGCTGCAGTGGGTCTGGTGTCGTTCGGCATACCCCTGGCGGTGCTGGCCGGCCTGCGCGCTGCAGGGCTGTCTGAACCCGCTTACGAGCAGAACCCGTATCCGAATCTCAAGGTATACGACCCTTACGGGCATCTCGAGGAATCGGGCAAGCCGGGGCCTTTCTACAAGTGA
- a CDS encoding SDR family NAD(P)-dependent oxidoreductase, producing MDLGFDGATAVVTGGSKGMGLAIAESLGAEGASVAIMARGQTALDSAARQIRAAGAPEVLTISVDMSDAESVTSAFASVGHAWDSLNVLVHTVGPNAGAFEDLDDDDWYAAFDLGTLSAVRSVRAALPLLRSAEWARIVTLSAHSIQRQSSRLVAYTAAKSALSSFTKNLSKSLGAEGILVNCVCPGTIVTASFTENLREVLAADGLDASDPKHVMTWVETTYGHPCDVGRAGLPEEIASATAYLASRRNGYVTGATVNVDGGSDFI from the coding sequence ATGGACCTGGGTTTCGACGGCGCAACGGCGGTCGTCACCGGAGGCAGCAAGGGAATGGGGTTGGCGATAGCCGAAAGTCTGGGCGCCGAGGGCGCTTCGGTGGCGATCATGGCGCGCGGCCAGACTGCATTGGACTCGGCTGCGAGACAAATCCGCGCCGCCGGCGCTCCCGAAGTGCTGACGATCAGCGTGGACATGTCCGATGCCGAGTCCGTCACATCGGCGTTTGCGTCCGTTGGTCATGCCTGGGATAGCCTGAATGTCCTGGTGCACACCGTCGGTCCGAATGCGGGCGCGTTCGAAGATCTCGACGACGACGACTGGTACGCCGCATTCGACCTCGGCACACTCTCCGCTGTGCGCTCGGTGCGGGCCGCGCTGCCACTGTTGCGATCGGCGGAATGGGCCCGCATCGTCACACTCTCGGCGCACTCGATCCAGCGCCAGAGCTCGCGCCTGGTCGCCTACACGGCCGCTAAATCGGCTCTGTCGAGCTTCACCAAAAACCTGTCTAAAAGTCTTGGCGCCGAGGGCATCCTGGTCAATTGCGTCTGCCCAGGTACCATCGTGACGGCTAGCTTCACCGAAAACTTGCGGGAGGTTCTTGCCGCTGATGGGCTCGACGCATCGGATCCAAAGCACGTGATGACCTGGGTCGAGACCACGTACGGTCATCCCTGCGATGTCGGCCGCGCCGGACTGCCCGAAGAGATCGCATCCGCCACCGCCTATCTGGCGTCACGGCGAAACGGTTACGTGACAGGCGCCACCGTCAACGTCGACGGTGGCTCCGACTTTATCTGA
- a CDS encoding ABC transporter substrate-binding protein, translating into MADEVRAYGSVAPLKVGLLNDYPTSGDTDNDTFAALRLVMDEAYDSGLLDRPIELVTRNVVGLPNGTYLAVERAFDELVAEGCLAIFGPWVSDNVVPLRSHVEATARVPIVTLSGSEGALGEWCFALNNGSMPEEPVMLAAVMIGDGRSRIAIAYESSLIGKEYLAFAQRAYDAAGLKVVTTVAIPQVEADKSKAVAALRASDPDALVHVGFGHGLWGFTDALLAAGWDPPRYTTTAFEMAHINAEWMRHLSGWIGLDSYDERNTVGQAFLDRFEARYGRRPRHSMPGLSHDAATVIVRGLAAARPLTGEGVKNGIEQVKLIPSASGAPGTFLRFGRFIRQGWMGSDYLVARRVLPDGSAHVFHAAPSDHIARAVASTSR; encoded by the coding sequence ATGGCAGACGAGGTTCGCGCGTACGGTTCGGTCGCTCCCCTGAAAGTCGGCTTGCTCAACGACTATCCGACCTCCGGCGACACCGACAACGACACCTTCGCCGCGCTGCGGCTGGTGATGGACGAAGCCTATGACTCCGGACTGCTCGACCGGCCGATCGAACTCGTCACACGCAATGTGGTGGGCTTGCCCAACGGTACCTATCTCGCGGTCGAACGGGCCTTCGACGAGCTCGTCGCGGAGGGCTGCCTGGCGATTTTCGGGCCGTGGGTATCGGACAACGTGGTGCCACTGCGTTCCCACGTCGAGGCCACCGCACGGGTTCCGATCGTCACCCTGTCGGGGTCCGAGGGGGCACTTGGCGAGTGGTGCTTCGCGCTCAACAACGGCTCGATGCCGGAGGAGCCGGTGATGCTGGCCGCGGTGATGATCGGCGATGGTCGGTCGCGCATCGCCATCGCCTACGAGTCGTCGCTCATCGGCAAGGAGTACCTGGCCTTCGCTCAAAGAGCCTACGATGCGGCGGGCTTGAAAGTCGTTACGACCGTGGCGATTCCCCAGGTCGAGGCGGACAAGTCCAAGGCGGTCGCCGCGTTGCGCGCGTCGGACCCCGACGCGCTGGTGCACGTCGGATTCGGGCATGGGTTGTGGGGTTTCACCGATGCGCTCCTGGCCGCGGGCTGGGATCCGCCGCGGTACACGACGACGGCCTTCGAAATGGCGCACATCAATGCCGAATGGATGCGACACCTGTCCGGCTGGATCGGCCTGGACAGCTACGACGAGCGCAATACTGTCGGACAGGCCTTCCTCGACCGCTTCGAGGCGCGGTACGGTCGCCGGCCGCGACATTCGATGCCGGGCCTGTCGCACGACGCCGCCACCGTGATCGTGCGTGGGCTCGCCGCGGCGCGCCCGCTGACCGGCGAGGGTGTGAAGAACGGAATAGAGCAGGTGAAGCTCATCCCGTCGGCCAGCGGGGCACCGGGGACGTTCCTGAGGTTTGGCCGGTTCATCCGACAGGGCTGGATGGGATCCGACTATCTCGTCGCCCGGCGGGTACTGCCCGACGGCAGCGCACACGTTTTTCACGCGGCGCCCAGCGACCACATCGCCCGCGCGGTCGCGTCCACATCACGCTAA
- a CDS encoding SDR family oxidoreductase, whose translation MSDRHSSIAGTRMLIVGASSGIGQALALAAHARGAAVALAARRIDRLSELADRLGGSAHELDVSDPRAVESVISSVVANFRKLDAVVFTSAVVPFALIEDTDVETWLHAYAVNAVGASHVLRTTLPHLTDNATVVIASSHDVGRPRAGVAAYHASKAALDEILRSWRAEHPELAVIRVSVGPTCDTEILRGADRDLLADLYRSWARGGQIPDDMSTVEDVANAILSLIAMSHANPTVVSEIVHLAPRIIKGQPTFTGSR comes from the coding sequence ATGAGCGACCGGCACTCCAGCATCGCGGGGACGCGGATGTTGATCGTCGGGGCATCTTCCGGCATCGGACAGGCGTTGGCCCTTGCCGCCCACGCCAGGGGTGCGGCGGTGGCACTCGCCGCGCGGCGGATAGACCGCCTGTCAGAACTGGCCGATCGGCTCGGAGGATCGGCACACGAGCTCGACGTGTCCGATCCGCGCGCCGTGGAATCCGTCATCAGCAGCGTTGTTGCCAATTTCAGGAAGCTCGACGCCGTCGTATTCACCAGTGCCGTGGTGCCGTTCGCGCTGATCGAAGACACCGACGTGGAGACCTGGCTGCACGCGTACGCCGTCAACGCCGTGGGCGCCTCCCACGTACTGCGAACGACCCTCCCCCACCTGACCGACAACGCAACGGTCGTCATCGCGTCGAGCCACGATGTCGGCCGCCCCCGCGCGGGTGTGGCTGCCTACCACGCGAGCAAGGCCGCGCTCGATGAGATCCTGCGCTCCTGGCGGGCCGAACATCCCGAGCTCGCCGTGATCCGCGTCAGCGTCGGCCCCACTTGTGACACCGAAATCCTGCGTGGGGCCGATCGCGACTTGTTGGCTGATCTTTACCGGAGCTGGGCGCGCGGTGGTCAAATTCCGGACGATATGTCCACCGTCGAGGACGTGGCCAACGCAATCCTTTCCCTCATCGCCATGTCGCACGCGAACCCCACCGTGGTCAGCGAGATCGTTCACCTGGCTCCCCGGATCATCAAGGGCCAGCCCACATTCACCGGCAGCCGGTAA
- a CDS encoding dihydrodipicolinate reductase, producing the protein MTRVIQWATGVTGTMSLRHVLSRPDMELVGVRVYDAGKAGIDAGTLCGVPEAGVLTSADRDAIIGTEADVVLYMGKVETDTPGCFADVCDLLTSGKNVVATGSRFVHPRSLHESLADAIEKACRAGSSSFLGVGLYPGFVGESLTPILSRLTERTNRISVREVLNYSTYASHDLIFNAMGFGHAPDDPTPLLTNTDYAASAWIGSATVLAQALGLRIRSVEGFREVVTTPRALTVAAGEIPAGTVGAMRFGVVADCGETTLAVEHLTRMADDLAPDWPTEIGYAVTFEGTPNMTLQLVIGSHEEDHAEQGCLATAMHAINAIPAVIAAEPGLYDLSTITPFVAHWTGRGVIPAT; encoded by the coding sequence ATGACTCGTGTGATCCAGTGGGCTACCGGGGTAACCGGAACGATGTCGTTGCGGCACGTCTTGAGCCGGCCGGACATGGAACTGGTCGGCGTGCGGGTCTACGACGCGGGAAAAGCCGGGATCGACGCGGGCACGCTGTGCGGGGTGCCCGAGGCAGGAGTGCTGACGTCTGCCGATCGCGATGCGATCATCGGCACCGAAGCGGACGTCGTGCTCTACATGGGCAAAGTGGAGACCGACACGCCGGGCTGCTTCGCCGATGTCTGTGATCTGTTGACCTCGGGCAAGAACGTGGTGGCCACCGGAAGCCGGTTTGTCCATCCTCGTTCGCTGCACGAATCGCTGGCGGACGCAATCGAAAAGGCTTGCCGTGCCGGCAGTTCCTCGTTTCTCGGCGTGGGTCTATATCCGGGCTTCGTCGGTGAGTCGCTCACGCCGATCCTGTCCCGGCTGACCGAGCGCACCAATCGGATCAGTGTGCGGGAGGTGCTGAATTACTCGACCTATGCCAGCCACGACCTGATCTTCAACGCGATGGGCTTCGGTCACGCGCCCGATGATCCCACCCCGTTGCTGACCAACACCGACTACGCGGCGAGCGCATGGATCGGCAGCGCGACGGTTCTTGCGCAGGCGCTCGGACTCCGTATTCGGTCCGTCGAGGGGTTCCGCGAGGTCGTGACGACACCGCGGGCGCTGACGGTGGCCGCCGGGGAGATCCCAGCCGGAACCGTGGGCGCCATGCGCTTCGGCGTCGTGGCCGACTGCGGAGAAACCACACTCGCCGTCGAACACCTCACCAGGATGGCCGACGACCTGGCCCCCGACTGGCCGACGGAGATCGGTTATGCGGTGACCTTCGAGGGCACGCCCAACATGACCCTTCAACTCGTGATCGGCTCCCACGAGGAGGACCACGCCGAGCAGGGCTGTCTGGCCACCGCCATGCACGCCATCAACGCCATCCCTGCGGTGATCGCGGCTGAGCCAGGACTCTACGACTTGTCGACGATCACCCCGTTCGTCGCGCACTGGACCGGACGCGGCGTCATACCCGCCACATAG
- a CDS encoding amidohydrolase family protein encodes MQPEDMILVSVDDHLVEPPHLFEGRVANKYADETPRVIRQPDGSEVWTFNGAIIPNIGLNAVAGRPREEYGIEPTAFDEMRPGCYDIHERVKDMDAGGVLGSMCFPSFPGFAGRLFATHPDKDLALAVTRAYNDWHIDEWCGSYPGRFLPMGLPVLWDPELCAKEIRRNAEKGCHSVTFTENPATLGFPSFHDEYWDPMWRALSDTNTVLSVHLGSSGKITMTADNAPIDVMITLQPMNVCSAAADLLWSRVIKEFPDVRFALSEGGTGWIPYFVDRLDRTYEMHHLWTGQDFGDRLPSEVFRERFLTCFIADPIGVKLRHDVGIDNIAWECDYPHSDSSWPTAAEELALVMAGLPDDEVNKITYENACRWYSFDPFEHRTRDQCTVGALRAGASDHDVEIRSFDHGRFERTAGATLGSVSAKLDV; translated from the coding sequence ATGCAGCCCGAAGACATGATCTTGGTGAGCGTCGACGACCATCTGGTGGAGCCGCCGCACCTGTTCGAGGGCAGGGTCGCGAACAAATACGCCGACGAGACGCCCCGGGTGATCCGGCAGCCCGATGGCTCGGAGGTCTGGACGTTCAACGGCGCGATCATTCCCAACATCGGCCTGAACGCCGTGGCGGGCCGCCCACGCGAGGAGTACGGCATCGAACCCACCGCCTTCGACGAGATGCGCCCCGGCTGCTACGACATCCATGAACGAGTCAAGGACATGGACGCCGGCGGTGTGCTCGGGTCGATGTGCTTCCCGTCCTTCCCCGGCTTCGCGGGCCGGCTGTTCGCCACGCATCCCGACAAAGACCTCGCTCTCGCCGTCACCCGGGCGTACAACGATTGGCACATCGACGAGTGGTGCGGCTCTTATCCCGGACGGTTCCTGCCAATGGGACTGCCCGTGCTGTGGGATCCGGAGTTGTGCGCCAAGGAGATCCGCCGCAACGCCGAGAAGGGTTGCCACTCAGTGACCTTCACCGAGAATCCCGCCACCCTCGGCTTCCCGAGCTTCCACGACGAGTACTGGGATCCGATGTGGCGGGCGCTGTCAGACACCAACACGGTGCTCTCGGTCCACCTGGGGTCGTCGGGCAAGATCACGATGACCGCCGACAACGCCCCCATCGACGTGATGATCACGCTGCAGCCGATGAATGTCTGCTCGGCAGCCGCCGACCTGCTGTGGTCGCGAGTCATCAAGGAGTTCCCCGACGTCCGGTTCGCCCTCTCGGAGGGCGGCACCGGGTGGATCCCGTACTTCGTCGACCGGCTCGACCGCACGTACGAGATGCACCACCTGTGGACGGGCCAGGACTTCGGTGACCGGCTGCCCAGCGAGGTCTTCCGGGAGCGCTTCCTGACCTGCTTCATCGCCGACCCGATCGGTGTCAAGCTGCGCCACGACGTCGGCATCGACAACATCGCTTGGGAATGCGACTATCCGCACTCCGATTCGTCGTGGCCAACGGCGGCCGAGGAACTCGCGCTCGTCATGGCGGGCCTGCCCGACGACGAGGTCAACAAGATCACCTATGAGAATGCCTGCCGGTGGTATTCGTTCGACCCGTTCGAACACCGAACCCGCGACCAATGCACCGTGGGCGCCCTGCGCGCCGGGGCCAGCGACCACGACGTCGAGATCCGCAGCTTCGACCATGGCCGG
- a CDS encoding cytochrome P450 — MAEPSVTDDIEQRIREAQEKFNAGMGADGDATPYPLLRELRTKAAVHPGWPEMGGPEDGPEGTKTFTAYSFDAVKAVFTDSITFSTRIYEDVVRPLQGPTILEMQEPEHATYRRLHEFAFARSSMKRWDTELVGPLVDRTIARFRDDKRADLVTAVFMPIPVRIIAALLGLPESDIGEFHRLAIDLLGFRADMDTAMKASAEMKEYFVGVLADRRKSPKDDMVTILSQAEIDGVKMSDEQIYGFMRNLLPAGAETTSRSTASLAFGLLTHTHQLDAVRDDRSLLPQAIEEGIRWETPLLNFIREVSADTDFFGHHIPKGSTMVVNLGSANHDETRWDDAESFDIFRERKPHIGFGHGAHVCLGMHLARLESTKIFNALLDELPGLRLDPDAPPPYVTGTMFRSPPRLDVVWD, encoded by the coding sequence GTGGCGGAGCCTTCGGTTACTGACGACATCGAGCAACGCATCCGCGAGGCGCAGGAGAAGTTCAACGCCGGAATGGGCGCCGACGGCGACGCGACCCCCTACCCGCTGCTGCGCGAGCTCCGCACCAAGGCGGCCGTGCACCCGGGCTGGCCGGAGATGGGCGGTCCCGAGGACGGACCTGAGGGCACGAAGACCTTCACGGCGTACTCGTTCGACGCGGTCAAAGCCGTCTTCACCGACAGCATCACCTTTAGCACCCGGATCTATGAGGACGTGGTGCGGCCGCTGCAAGGTCCGACGATCCTGGAGATGCAGGAACCCGAGCACGCGACGTATCGCAGGTTGCACGAATTCGCTTTCGCCAGATCCTCGATGAAACGCTGGGACACCGAACTCGTTGGGCCCCTCGTGGATCGCACGATCGCGAGGTTCCGCGACGACAAGCGCGCCGACTTGGTCACCGCGGTGTTCATGCCGATCCCGGTCCGAATCATCGCCGCCCTACTCGGGTTGCCCGAATCCGATATCGGTGAGTTTCACCGGCTGGCGATCGACCTGCTGGGCTTTCGTGCCGATATGGACACCGCGATGAAAGCCTCGGCGGAGATGAAGGAGTACTTCGTCGGAGTCCTGGCCGACCGGCGAAAGTCGCCGAAGGACGACATGGTGACCATCTTGTCCCAGGCCGAAATCGACGGGGTCAAGATGTCGGACGAACAAATCTACGGATTCATGCGCAACCTCCTGCCCGCCGGCGCGGAGACCACGTCACGCTCGACCGCCAGCCTCGCGTTCGGCCTGTTGACCCACACCCACCAACTCGATGCGGTGCGCGACGACCGCAGCCTGTTGCCCCAGGCGATCGAAGAGGGCATCCGGTGGGAGACGCCGCTGCTCAACTTCATCCGGGAAGTCAGCGCCGACACCGATTTTTTCGGGCACCATATCCCGAAGGGTTCGACGATGGTGGTCAACCTCGGCAGCGCCAACCACGACGAAACACGCTGGGACGACGCCGAGTCCTTCGACATCTTCCGGGAGCGCAAGCCGCACATCGGATTCGGCCACGGCGCCCACGTCTGCTTGGGAATGCACCTGGCGCGGTTGGAGAGCACCAAGATCTTCAACGCGCTGCTCGACGAACTGCCGGGGCTGCGGCTCGACCCCGACGCACCGCCGCCCTACGTGACCGGCACGATGTTTCGTTCGCCGCCGCGCCTCGACGTCGTGTGGGATTAG
- a CDS encoding dihydrodipicolinate reductase, whose protein sequence is MTDDAVDRYRVVHIGTGLTGREALRATILDPALDLVGVKVSTPSKVGADAGLLCGVEGVGVTATADLAEIIALKPDCVSYCATAVRREEDAIADIAALLESGINVVTISTIPMVYPDAAPHHWREPLDSAAKRGDSTFYATGSEPGFISLNLPTALLSGAGRVSSYRMDEYAVDLDRAYPIWDVLHESMGFGKPDGHVPARIASGKVNHDWETVVRYIADLLGIELDGVELDWETLLAPVDLPTALGVVPAGTICGHRWRLAGVVGDRKVVAVQYFATVSSTPWPEQWPKPSREGQGGMVFRVEGNPSMSLELYLEQPSDQRINPGITATAMAAVNAIPSVVAAPPGVIESPLAGAGIVSRLSRTRR, encoded by the coding sequence ATGACTGATGACGCCGTCGATCGGTACCGTGTCGTCCACATCGGGACAGGGCTCACAGGAAGAGAAGCGTTGCGGGCAACGATTCTAGACCCGGCCCTGGATCTCGTCGGCGTAAAGGTGTCAACGCCGAGCAAGGTCGGAGCCGATGCGGGCCTACTGTGTGGTGTCGAGGGGGTGGGAGTGACGGCAACAGCAGACCTAGCGGAAATCATTGCGCTAAAGCCTGATTGCGTGTCCTACTGCGCAACAGCGGTCCGCCGGGAGGAAGACGCAATCGCGGATATCGCCGCGCTGCTGGAGTCGGGGATCAACGTCGTGACGATCTCCACAATCCCGATGGTGTACCCGGACGCCGCGCCGCATCACTGGCGTGAACCGCTTGATTCGGCCGCCAAAAGGGGCGATTCGACGTTCTACGCGACCGGTAGTGAGCCCGGCTTCATCAGCCTCAATCTTCCGACCGCCCTTCTCTCCGGTGCGGGCAGGGTGAGCTCCTACCGGATGGATGAATACGCGGTCGACTTGGACAGGGCTTATCCCATTTGGGATGTGCTGCATGAGTCGATGGGTTTCGGCAAGCCGGATGGCCACGTCCCGGCCCGTATCGCCTCGGGCAAGGTGAATCATGACTGGGAGACGGTCGTGCGCTATATCGCGGACCTGCTCGGCATCGAACTCGACGGCGTAGAACTCGACTGGGAGACATTGTTGGCCCCTGTCGATCTGCCAACGGCCCTGGGCGTGGTGCCGGCGGGCACGATTTGTGGGCACCGCTGGCGGCTGGCCGGAGTGGTCGGTGACCGAAAAGTGGTCGCCGTGCAATACTTCGCGACCGTGAGTTCCACCCCGTGGCCCGAACAGTGGCCCAAGCCTTCGCGTGAGGGACAGGGCGGCATGGTTTTTCGTGTTGAAGGCAACCCCAGTATGAGCCTGGAACTGTATTTGGAACAACCGAGCGATCAGCGGATCAATCCGGGGATCACGGCCACCGCAATGGCCGCGGTGAACGCCATTCCTAGCGTGGTGGCCGCGCCGCCGGGCGTCATCGAATCACCGCTGGCCGGAGCCGGAATCGTTAGTCGACTCTCCCGCACCCGACGGTGA
- a CDS encoding TetR/AcrR family transcriptional regulator, with product MAQRGGADDDRRARGEQTRRDLIDAGRELFVEQGFFNTSIGDLVAKSGVGTRGAFYHHFKDKAELFRAVFEDVENDLTLQSIAAPPPGADPWERLSRGLHGFLEAATEPAVQRVILVDGPVVLGWQTLREIQEGNSIALINDVVREAIAAGIIDDQPVGELTHMLVAALEEASLLVAHAANPTKARRRAAKVLDRLLLSFAVEPRKVLRR from the coding sequence ATGGCGCAGCGCGGTGGAGCGGACGACGATCGGCGTGCGCGTGGCGAGCAGACCCGTCGCGACTTGATCGACGCCGGTCGGGAATTGTTCGTGGAACAGGGATTCTTCAATACAAGCATCGGCGACCTCGTGGCGAAGTCGGGCGTCGGCACGCGCGGCGCCTTCTATCACCACTTCAAGGACAAGGCCGAGCTGTTTCGCGCCGTCTTCGAAGACGTCGAGAACGATCTCACGCTGCAATCCATCGCAGCTCCCCCACCGGGAGCGGACCCTTGGGAGCGGCTCAGCCGCGGTCTGCACGGATTTCTCGAAGCGGCCACCGAGCCCGCCGTGCAGAGGGTGATACTGGTCGACGGGCCGGTGGTGCTGGGCTGGCAGACCCTGCGCGAAATTCAGGAGGGCAACAGCATCGCCCTCATCAACGACGTGGTCCGCGAGGCGATCGCAGCGGGCATCATCGACGACCAACCCGTCGGGGAGCTGACGCACATGCTCGTCGCCGCGCTCGAGGAGGCCTCGCTTCTGGTAGCGCATGCCGCAAATCCCACAAAGGCGCGCCGTCGGGCCGCCAAGGTCCTCGACCGGCTGCTGCTCTCCTTCGCCGTCGAGCCCCGAAAAGTATTGCGCCGGTAA